From Zea mays cultivar B73 chromosome 3, Zm-B73-REFERENCE-NAM-5.0, whole genome shotgun sequence:
tttgtaacactataaaaatcattaaataaaaataatacatttagttattaatgatatttatggtaataaattttcttttaagtgtttgttatttatttgcctttggaatgatttttgatttctcattgcgcatgattgatttttggttattgaataacatttcttcttaaatgaaaattcacaaaaaatataattattagtcaaaaataaatattttatttataaataattttggtttaattattatagattttagggttattttaatatgtattttgaaattagaaaaggaaatagaaaaaaaacaAACCTAAACTAAACCCTAATCTAACCGGCCCAATTAGGCCCATCAGCAGGAGCCGCGCGCGCCCACCCTGCTCCCTGTTACCGTCACCGCCCTCTgcttctcctccctctctcccatcTTCCTCTCTCTGCTCTCTTCACCGCGCGAGCACCCAGCGTCGCGCCGACAGCGCCCATCCCCACGCGACCTGCCTCGACTACCGCAACCCgagcgcccgcgccgcgccgatCCTGCACCGCGCGCGCGACTGCCTCGCGCCGCCAGCCGCGCCCTGCGCGCAGCCAGGCCGGACGCGCCCAGCTGCTCGCCGCGACATCGACCGCAGCTCTGACCCGAGCAGAGGACCGACGCCCCGACGAGGACCCCAACCGCGCGACCCAGGCCGTCGAGTGCCCAGACCGATCGCGCCCCTGCACGCCCGCTCCACCCACGCCAGGACCGAGCAGCACAGCCCCGAGCCGCGACTACAAGACCGGCACCCGAAGCCCAGGCGCCGCGACACCGCCGTGTCGAGCCCCGTCCGTTTCTTGTTCGCAAGTAATGGAGTTTACTGCCGTCCGTTTTCCCACCCTCCCCATTACCTCCATTCAAGCTCCATGAACGCCATTCATGGCAGCCATGAAGACCGGCCACCATTTCATCCCCCTGGCGCCCCTCTCTCTCCTTCTCCTCCCTCTATAAATTGGACGCCGAGCTCCTCTTTCTCCTCCCCTACCCGAGCTCTCTTCCTCCCtaagctccctctctctctctcccactcgcCCACGCCGTCGCCGGAGTTCGTCTACGTTGTCATCGTCCGCCTTGCTGTCCGTGGAACCTCGCCGGAGTCGACGCCATCGCGCACGGAATTCGCCCACGTCGTCGTAGTCTGCCTTGCCGTCCGTGGAGACTCACCGGAGCTCGCTGTTCCTCACTGGAGACGTGCCCAAACACTCACTGACGATTACGTCGTTCCCTGCCCGTCGAACACTCTCCCTCGTCGACGTTCATCCAAGACCGCCGTTCATCCCAAGGTTGAAAACAACCCCAAAAgttaatttattttctaaatcatgttttgaatttaTTGAGAATTATCGTTGTAATATTATGCGAATTGGCGATttacgtgtatgattttagagatttcgaTGTATGCGTGTAGCCAAATAGAACCCCGCGATAATACTTTGaaaatgcgtatgattttatagttctaaaaatgaacacggtcactaGTCTCTACCGCggcgattttcatactagaatacgtttacggatttgatttcgctttaatgtgtggagcgataatcggttagtaatgatataagaaattgaaatagacaCCAAGTCATGTATTTTCTAgtcaaatgaaaatatatattttattattcataataaatatagtcataagtatagaacttaagtacttagaattagtaaaatatttatttatgtcataataaccatgattatgttattaaaagtctcatttagtaatttacaattaattcttagtatatcaatgttagaagaattaaataaacaatttttagtatacgtataaactctatttagaaaagaaaggaagaaaaccaaagggatagaatttataataatttaattaggcgctcatatttttctaataaagaaattgatagtatgtTGATATAGGTtttttactaaagaattagatgacttgtttctaactttaaaatAACCTTTTTAATAGTtatcatatttaacaagattcgttatagatgtttaagtatagccgtattaaatagaaacttaaaagtaataggttatataacttttctaattattatataatggcttaattaagtgctcacgtcgttataactaaaacaatagttaacaacataccaatgaatataatattcattttaaatatctaggtcatatgtttctaaactaaatgtaaagataaataatagagtaactatgtcctctcataacctagttaattagatttatatttgtttacaactcgttatataggcttaattaatcatttaatcaaaattagtcatattatttatatgtgtcacttagtttttcctaaagaataaactaaggaaattagtgttcatgttctttaataataatgttagtttgtatattgttttgtatatagctttcttaataaaatataggacatgtactttctaataaaaataaaatataattgttgttcattgtctcttacataaaagtttattaaagcatatatcataactttcccaTAAataggaagtcttatgttgggtgatggtcgtggtcgacaggaacgggggcatctggcaagctcttatagttccggcttaggcagattggatacgcgcatagttcccaaagctttaccctgtagtgtggactataagttggttacggtaggtgtgctttatgcagtttgaccatttccagcatttgcgtaatgaggactctagggagaagcctcgtagtgagaccctggccattcaccttggaagtgaataTGGGTCTAGCTAACCTGGGCTAGAagagaatcgcgactcatgggtaaagatgtgccacctctgcagagtgtaaaactgatatatcagtcgtgctcacggttatgagcggcctggactcctcacatgataattgaacttgaagatggaaataaatcgagattcgatgatctgccaatggttttgcttaagtggtttcacttaagtgtttttgatatactcttatacctttgtttaatgggaatacttgggatccacacttattagtaagacaggtgttgataataaaatgttgaccaactaaaatgcttactgctcaacctcagcctcaccttgttaccttgcattagtttttctcccacttgctgagccccgaccataagtgagctcacccttgcttaattttgatcagaagttgcagatgaagatatgatgctgaactccatggatgctagtctagtgatacccctggtcatcttcctgtggatggatgtccatgttcgttgtactttgatgaataaaggttaagacattatgtctgttcgaagtgtaatatgttaatataatcgttatttacgcttttatgcattgttcttttgatatattacacttgtgacgtcaacatatgtgtggaaatagatcctggcacacatatgctatgcacccggctctgcccttcgaaaacgggtgtgacagacggtcagacgggggattcctgcattgcgctTTCtagaactgtagtgggttttctgaagctagtggaactttgtaaaggcctcatagtgttaccctgcctcgcttccttggtagaggtgtatggggtcgtacaaccccgtggcagatgggtaacatgatttgtgggtacagggtacaacctctatagagtgtaaaactgatatactattcgtgctcgtggtcatgagctgctcaggactctcgcatgattaaattatggaattaaattcaattttgtcatttgcatcgcattgggatttattattaattttgatctattattattcttgtttggtatttacttacatttagtaactgctaataaaatttgaccaacttagtaaaagcaatgctcagctttaacccttattgttgatcagccttacacttcacgtgaactcccaccattggtgagttcatgcacattatttcacacaacttgttgagctatgatcttttgtgagctcacacttgcgatatataaacccccccccccccccaccggagaagaacaggtggtccaggaggaACCGTATAATGAGGAGTACGGTTTGATCTAGATGTCGTCTCCCAGTtagctttatggcgccaaggatgaacgtttagttcgctttattattatcatttatttttgtaagactttcgttatgtaataatgacatttatctctatacatttTGTCATATAtgtgtttttcttttttggcacATATATAAGATGCACTCGGCTTTataccttaaatccgggtgtgacagcaacCAAATATGCTCTCAGGTAAAGTCAATGCACACAGTGGTTTAGGATAAAGCGATGCGGCTAACCAATCATATGGAATGTGACCAATGCGTGATACTATAAAAATAGCATTGCGATGACTGTTATGACTGTTGTACGCACTGTATTGTTTATAAACCATATCATGTCAGTTTATTATATCACTTGTCAAAGTCACCGGGTCGGGTCAAGTCGATGGTGGTGGTTGCGCCGAGTCCACGCATGACAGAATATCGCCCTGACGTCTACACCTCCCACGTGGTACGCTGATTACAGAAGGGTGGTGCGGTCTTCTTCTCTGTCGCTTGTCAAGTGTACAGGTACAACATTTGATTGTGTACGCACTACATGACAGTCCTAGCTCGTGGTTGTGATATGTGGCGTGCTAGTCGGCTAGGCCATATAGGCGCTAGCACGTCCTCGTATCTCGTCACTGCGGTCTATAGCGTCGAACCGCGACATCATAGACTTGGCGTCGAACAAAATGTGTAAAATGATATTAAGTTATCTAATGGTtaatttttttttcaaaaaaggGGGCTAAATAGCCAAAAAATCGAATGTGGTAACATCTAGATCTGAGTGTCCAACGGCCACTTCACGGAGAAGCGACACATAGCGATCTGGTGATGCATGAACCCGGTCCAGTGCTCCCTTGATTTGGAAGCATCCAATCAGGATCTCGGAGGTCGCTCCCTGTACctggttcggtggtgcaccggacccagGGAACAATAGATTTTGAACAACTTTCTATGAAAAGGGCAACAATTATGAGGCCTTTTGGGGCTATCAAAGGACCCACACGACGCAGTCATTCAATACCCAAGCATAACAAGAGCTCTACTTCACTTCGAGACTCTGTCGCAACACATCCAAGTGATTCTAGTGAGATCCGAGCGCGGTTTTTGAGTCGTTCTGCAACTCGGTGAGTTTGCGCTCTTGTGATCTTGTTCTTGTATTGTGCGGATGGTTTTGGCTCTTGTATGTATACTTTCTTCCCTCTCTTGTGCTGTGATTCACATTGTAACTTTGATTCTCGTGTATGGTTGCAAGAGACTACAATTTGTAAAGATTCCTTGTGAAAGAGATATAAGTCATATAAGAAAGACATTTACAATTTTAATTCTTGATTCTAGTTTTTTATTTTAAATTGTCAAAACGATGTAAAAATAGTCAAAACACAATACATGATTTAGAGAAGGTCAGTATCAATTAGACTCTATAACTTAGGAGTATTTGTTAATTTAGAAAGTTaaagagactaaaaattagtctctacaAACTAAACACCTTCTTGCCTATCAGTCAATACCGATTAATCTAGCAACCgagtaagggcttgttcggttagctctcaatccatgtggattgagtgggattggatgggtttgaatcccaaacaagtcaaacttcttctaatttttttcaatcccatccaatccatgtgtgttgggaataaccgaacaagccctaactgTAATCGGAACAGTCCATACCGACGGCTCGCCCGCCCttgtaaaaaaaataaaaaatcgaACTGCTGAGGTCATCCAGTGCGTCCGAGCGAGCGGCTGACGCCGGCCGGCACTCGCTCCCGCCCATGGCCGCCGCGGCAGCTACCAAGGTCACCGCGGCGGCAGCAGCCTCCGCAGTGTTCCGTAGCAACAAGGAGCTCACCCGCCTCGCGCGGTCGGGCCAGCTGGCGGCGGCGCGCCGCCTCTTCGACGCCATGCCTCTCCGCAACACCGTCACCTACAACGCCATGCTCTCCGCGCTCGCGCGCCACGGGCGTATCGACGAGGCTCGGGCTCTCTTCGACGGGATGCCCGGCAGAAACACTGTCTCCTGGAACGCGATGATCGCGGCCCTCTCGGATCACGGCCGCGTCGCGGACGCCCGGAGCCTCTTCGACCGGATGCCTGTCCGGGACGAGTTCTCGTGGACGGTGATGGTCTCCTGCTACGCGCGCGGGGGGGATCTCGAGCTCGCCCGGGACGTGCTGGACCGAATGCCTGGTGACAAGTGCACGGCCTGCTACAACGCCATGATCTCCGGGTACGCCAAGAACGGCAGGTTCGACGATGCAATGAAGCTGCTGCGGGAGATGCCGGCTCCGGACCTTGTTTCATGGAATTCAGCACTAGCGGGGCTCACTCAGAGTGGGGAAATGGTGCGGGCAGTTCAATTCTTCGACGAAATGGTGAAGGACATGACGTCCTGGAATTTGATGCTGGCGGGTTTTGTGCGAACTGGAGATTTGAATGCGGCCTCTAGCTTCTTTGCAAAGATTGAATCACCTAATGTCATCTCTTGGGTGACCTTGCTCAATGGGTATTGCCGTGCGGGGAGGATTGCTGATGCTAGGGACCTGTTCGACAGAATGCCTGAGCGAAATGTTGTGGCTTGGAACGTGATGCTTGATGGGTATGTGCATCTCTCGCCCATAGAAGAGGCCTGTAAACTGTTCGATGAGATGCCAATTAAGAACTCAATCTCATGGACAACAATAATAAGCGGATTAGCACGAGCTGGGAAACTCCAGGAAGCGAAGGATCTTCTCGACAAGATGTCTTTCAACTGTGTGGCAGCAAAGACTGCGTTGATGCATGGTTATTTACAACGCAACATGGCTGATGATGCTCGTCGGATTTTTGATGGAATGGAGGTGCATGACACAGTGTGTTGGAATACCATGATCTCTGGTTATGTCCAATGTGGAATACTTGAAGAGGCAATGTTGTTATTCCAGCGAATGCCGAATAAGGATATGGTTTCCTGGAACACCATGATTGCTGGCTATGCTCAGGATGGCCAAATGCACAAGGCAATCGGTATTTTCAGGAGGATGAACAGGAGAAATACGGTATCTTGGAACTCAGTTATCTCTGGATTTGTTCAGAATGATCGCTTTGTTGATGCACTCCATCATTTCATGCTTATGAGAAGGGGCACAAATAGGGCTGACTGGTCTACCTATGCAAGCTGTCTCAGAGCATGTGCAAACCTGGCTGTTTTGCATGTTGGGAGGcaactccacaatcttcttgttaGGAGTGGCCATATCAACGATTCATTTGCTGGAAATGCCTTGATTTCCACATATGCGAAGTGTGGAAGGATATTGGAAGCAAAGCAAATCTTTGATGAGATGGTATACAAGGATATTGTTTCATGGAATGCGTTGATTGATGGCTATGCTTCTAACGGTCAAGGGACTGAAGCAATCGCAGTCTTCAGGGAAATGGAAGCCAATGGTGTGAGACCTGATGAAGTCACATTTGTTGGTATCTTGTCAGCTTGCAGTCATGCCGGGTTGATTGATGAAGGATTGTTTTTTTTCTACTCAATGACAAAAGAGTACTTACTGAAGCCAGTCGCTGAGCACTATGCTTGCATGGTAGACTTGCTTGGAAGGGCTGGGAAACTGAACGAGGCATTTGAACTTGTGCAAGGAATGCAGATCCAACCAAATGCTGGCGTCTGGGGTGCATTGCTTGGAGCATGCCACATGCACAAGAACCATGAACTTGCACAGCTGGCAGCTGAGAGGTTGTCTGAATTGGAACCTCGCAAGGCCTCAAATTATGTGCTGCTGTCAAACATCAGTGCCGAAGCAGGTAAGTGGGACGAATCTGAAAAGGCTCGGGCTTCAATCAAAGAGAAGGGAGTAAATAAGCCACCAGGTTTAGCTGGATCAACATAGGTCTTATAGTCCAATGATTTGGCTCAGTGATGCCAGTGCAGGTTTTCACTCATAGTGCATTGGTACGAAATTTAGGGTTGTTGTCTGAATTTGTAGCACCCCGTCCAATTCCTAGACCGGCGGTACTCACTCCTGGCAGCTctttaggatcatatatcgtccctacagaccaacacgagttttTTTGTGCGCATTTTGTCTTCACTCatacgcacccgagaaaacttctcggtcggtcacccatcacaaattgctccaagccaagcacgcttaacttggaggttctttcaaaataggcttccgaaaaagaagatgcaccttattatctgattactctattaattctattaagacttgggccaggatatcgcaTCCCAGgggtcaggatatcacaatccactccccttagaagactgacgtccttgtcggtcaaccccaatccaggaacctcccctcttagccacgtctgtgtgtctagtgtcgtcatatgtcatgccatgtgaccactccagaCTCATAAgcaccatgcgccatatacccgaaccccctagcccatgCACGCCCatgaaacctcgagggtcggatctgataccacttgtaacaccccgtccaatccctggaccggtggtacttactTCTGGCAGCTctttaggatcatatatcgttcccacagaccaacacgggtcttttgtgtgcactttgtcgtcactcatgcgcacccgagaaaacttcccaatcggtcacccatcccaaattgctccaatccaagcacgcttaacttggaggttgttTCGAGATAGGCTTTTGAAAAAGAAGacgcaccttgttgatatgattactctattaattctaataagacttgggccaggatatcccatcccaggggtcAGGATATCACAGAATCGGATCGCCTTTTAATCTGATGCCCTGCCAATGAGGAAATCATATAGCGTAGGTGAAGAGTGGACAATGGACACAGACACATAGCAGGTTTTTGTAGAACTTTAATGAAAAGGGAATTTTCTAACGTATAATGGCTATTATTCTTACTCTTTTCCACCTAGACTTTTGTGGTCTGGGTTACTTAAGATTGTGTTATTATTTTCCTTTTATTTGCTCATTTTTGTTTGTGAGCTGAATCATGTGATGTCTTCTGTTTTTTCTTTACTTTTGGTCCATGCTGGAAACTGAAACCCGTGGTGGGTTTATCTGGTCGAGATCCACATTTGTAACTGTATAAATGATTGTTTGTGGCTTCCATGATTCTACTCCCGTCTGAGCTCGTTGTTGGGAATGTTGAGCTTGTTGTTGGGGTTGACTCTATCCTCGCCTCCTGATTGGAGGCGCGATAATGTTAGATCATATCTAGTCGTTTACATATACCGTTACTCATACCCAAAATAGGTAAATGTTGGCACTATAGACGCTTTCAGTAGTTTATCCATAGTTTACCCAAAATGCACAGCGTCGCCCACATCTATTGTGTGTCGCCCTTATCATGAACATGTTGTGTCTACCGTCGTTCTCCTAGTTTCCATCCCCTTTCCTCCCCTCATTGAACCCTAGTTATGACGGCGGCGTTCGAGCTAGAGAACGCGGTCGCCTCCCCCTTTGTCCGGTTACAAGGACGAAGGTAGCAGGCAACAAGAGACGCCGccgttcgacttcaacccttgccACGAAAGGAGGCAACACCAGTCAAGATCCGTGAAGACCTAACGACATGCACAACATAAGTGATAGCAGCAGCACAAAGGTTGTGAAGTGCTGGCCGACGACGAGATCCCGTGCAAGGTGATTCCATCTGCCACCTCCCCGGATCCATATTGTACACCAATGATTTGCAGATTTTTTCCCCTATTCCATCTAGCGATCTGTTGTGTTTCTGCCTGCAACATGTTCTTGTGTTTGGATCTATATAAATCGTATGATATACACGACATCTATGCTTTGTTGCGCATAGATTCCTCATATCTGACCCACAATCATAAGATTAACCCTGAAGAGGAATTGTTTGGCCACGTCCCTAGTCCCCACCCATAAGAAATCTAGTGGAACCCATGCATGGGCTGAACCTGAATTTGTTCGGTCATTTTAGTTTATGTGCACACATAATTTCACATAAACCACATCTGTATGGTATGAGCACCTAGGATACTCCATTGTTCAAAACAGATTTCAATAGCTCGTAGTTTACTTCTTATTTTGTCAATACAAACTTTTTGTTCATGTACAAATACAAACAATTGAACCAATTAATTTTATTCTTCCTTCATGCTCAATTATTTAGCTCACTAGGTTCACTGCCAGCTCCATGTAGAACACACCATATGACACCCTTAAATGGAATGTGCATGAGATGGAAGGCCATGTTGTCACCATTCACAAGCTTGTGCCGAATCCATCTAAAGAAGCTGTTGACAGGCGAGATGTCCCCGATTTACTTGCTCAGATCCTAGAGCTGA
This genomic window contains:
- the LOC100273546 gene encoding Pentatricopeptide repeat-containing protein At4g02750-like, whose product is MAAAAATKVTAAAAASAVFRSNKELTRLARSGQLAAARRLFDAMPLRNTVTYNAMLSALARHGRIDEARALFDGMPGRNTVSWNAMIAALSDHGRVADARSLFDRMPVRDEFSWTVMVSCYARGGDLELARDVLDRMPGDKCTACYNAMISGYAKNGRFDDAMKLLREMPAPDLVSWNSALAGLTQSGEMVRAVQFFDEMVKDMTSWNLMLAGFVRTGDLNAASSFFAKIESPNVISWVTLLNGYCRAGRIADARDLFDRMPERNVVAWNVMLDGYVHLSPIEEACKLFDEMPIKNSISWTTIISGLARAGKLQEAKDLLDKMSFNCVAAKTALMHGYLQRNMADDARRIFDGMEVHDTVCWNTMISGYVQCGILEEAMLLFQRMPNKDMVSWNTMIAGYAQDGQMHKAIGIFRRMNRRNTVSWNSVISGFVQNDRFVDALHHFMLMRRGTNRADWSTYASCLRACANLAVLHVGRQLHNLLVRSGHINDSFAGNALISTYAKCGRILEAKQIFDEMVYKDIVSWNALIDGYASNGQGTEAIAVFREMEANGVRPDEVTFVGILSACSHAGLIDEGLFFFYSMTKEYLLKPVAEHYACMVDLLGRAGKLNEAFELVQGMQIQPNAGVWGALLGACHMHKNHELAQLAAERLSELEPRKASNYVLLSNISAEAGKWDESEKARASIKEKGVNKPPGLAGST